Proteins found in one Aspergillus chevalieri M1 DNA, chromosome 2, nearly complete sequence genomic segment:
- the MAP2 gene encoding methionine aminopeptidase 2 (COG:O;~EggNog:ENOG410PI4B;~InterPro:IPR000994,IPR036388,IPR036390,IPR002468, IPR036005,IPR001714,IPR018349;~MEROPS:MER0001728;~PFAM:PF00557;~go_function: GO:0070006 - metalloaminopeptidase activity [Evidence IEA];~go_process: GO:0006508 - proteolysis [Evidence IEA]): MAAQASEKLEKLDLNGQTAEGKADTPAASQAEPAEGEDDSDDDKEEGNAAPEAGTGGAAKKKKRKPKKKKKGGAKVQSAPPRVPLTTLFPNGQFPEGEICEYKDDNTYRTTSEEKRYLDRMNNDFLQEYRQGAEVHRQVRQYAQKNIKPGQTLTEIAEGIEDSVRALTGHPGLEEGDNIKGGMGFPCGLSINHCAAHYTPNAGNKMVLQQGDVMKVDFGAHINGRIVDSAFTMAFDPVYDPLLAAVKDATNTGIREAGIDVRVCDVGAAVQETMESYEVEINGTMHPVKCIRNLNGHNIDQHIIHGGKSVPIVKGGDQTKMEEGEVFAIETFGSTGKGYVRDDMECSHYALIPDAPKVPLRVSSAKNLLNVINKNFGTLPFCRRYLDRLGQEKYLLGLNNLVNSGIVQDYPPLCDIKGSYTAQYEHTVVLRPTVKEVISRGDDY; this comes from the exons ATGGCGGCTCAGGCTAGtgagaagttggagaagcTTGACC TCAACGGCCAAACCGCCGAAGGGAAAGCGGACACCCCGGCTGCTAGCCAAGCCGAACCCGCCGAGGGCGAGGACGATTCGGACGATGACAAGGAGGAAGGAAACGCTGCTCCGGAAGCAGGAACAGGCGGAG ccgcaaagaagaagaagcgcaagcccaagaagaagaagaagggtggCGCCAAGGTCCAGAGCGCCCCTCCTCGCGTCCCCTTGACGACCCTCTTCCCCAACGGCCAGTTCCCCGAGGGCGAGATCTGCGAATACAAAGACGACAACACGTACCGTACGACCAGCGAGGAGAAGCGATACTTGGACCGCATGAACAATGATTTCCTGCAGGAGTACCGTCAAGGTGCGGAGGTGCACCGTCAAGTGCGCCAGTATGCCCAGAAGAACATTAAGCCCGGTCAGACTCTCACAGAGATCGCGGAAGGTATTGAGGACTCGGTTCGTGCTTTGACTGGTCACCCGGGTCTGGAAGAGGGTGATAACATTAAGGGTGGTATGGGATTCCCTTGTGGTTTGAGTATCAACCACTGTGCGGCACACTACACCCCGAATGCGGGTAACAAGATGGTGTTGCAGCAGGGGGATGTTATGAAGGTTGATTTTGGTGCGCATATCAATGGTCGGATTGTTGATAGTGCATTTACAATGGCCTTTGATCCGGTTTATGATCCTTTGTTGGCTGCCGTTAAGGATGCTACCAACACTGGTATTCGG GAAGCCGGTATTGATGTCCGCGTGTGCGACGTTGGCGCAGCTGTCCAAGAGACCATGGAGAGCTACGAAGTCGAGATCAACGGGACAATGCACCCGGTCAAGTGTATCCGGAATCTGAACGGCCACAACATCGACCAGCACATCATCCACGGTGGCAAGAGTGTCCCCATCGTCAAGGGCGGGGACCAGACCAAGATGGAGGAGGGTGAGGTTTTTGCCATTGAGACCTTCGGTAGTACCGGAAAGGGCTACGTGAGAGACGAC ATGGAATGCTCGCACTATGCTTTGATCCCCGATGCGCCCAAGGTGCCCTTGCGCGTTTCGTCGGCAAAGAACTTGTTGAATGTGATTAACAAGAACTTTGGCACTCTTCCCTTCTGTCGTCGGTATCTCGACCGGTTGGGCCAGGAGAAGTACCTTCTTGGA TTGAACAACCTGGTGAACTCAGGTATTGTGCAGGATTACCCGCCACTTTGCGATATCAAGGGCTCGTACACGGCCCAATATGAACAT ACTGTTGTTCTCCGGCCTACCGTAAAGGAGGTCATCAGTCGCGGCGACGACTACTAA
- a CDS encoding sphingolipid delta(4)-desaturase family protein (COG:I;~EggNog:ENOG410PFG5;~InterPro:IPR013866,IPR011388,IPR005804;~PFAM:PF00487,PF08557;~TransMembrane:3 (o80-99i145-165o185-210i);~go_component: GO:0016021 - integral component of membrane [Evidence IEA];~go_function: GO:0042284 - sphingolipid delta-4 desaturase activity [Evidence IEA];~go_process: GO:0006629 - lipid metabolic process [Evidence IEA];~go_process: GO:0030148 - sphingolipid biosynthetic process [Evidence IEA]), whose protein sequence is MASATQTDSAPHLRASAAKNQEQKNGQGQQQESGRISPPESSLVEDHFFWTYTEEPHRSRRQAIIKAHPEVTRLCGPEPLTKYTVLFVVSLQVCCAYLLRDTSMLSWKFLLTAYAIGATSNQNLFLAIHEISHNLAFRSPMANRLLAIFANIPIGIPYSAAFRPYHLTHHKSLGVTGLDTDLPTAVEAFLLDSLLGKAFFCTFQLLFYAIRPAFVYSPPFTHIHLINIITQFSFDYGLTKVSGGSLQPLLYLLLSSFLAGSLHPCAGHFIAEHYIFEKVGDGKGTESIQQRKTREKSGNGNGMLKEVANLPPPETYSYYGPLNFFTYNVGLHNEHHDFPAIPWTRLYELHRIASEFYEPLPCHRSWVWVIWTFILDKNVGMWCRVKRAQGGRIVGGGTANAKAGRGGEGISGASNGPEEGDGWKESEIQN, encoded by the exons ATGGCATCGGCCACCCAAACCGATTCCGCGCCGCACCTCCGCGCGTCCGCCGCAAAGAATCAGGAACAGAAAAACGGTCAAGGCCAACAGCAAGAGTCTGGACGAATTTCGCCACCAGAGTCGTCACTCGTCGAGGACCATTTCTTTTGGACATACACGGAGGAACCGCACCGCTCCAGACGACAAGCAATCATCAAAGCCCATCCGGAG GTAACAAGACTCTGCGGCCCCGAACCCCTAACCAAATACACCGTGCTCTTCGTCGTCTCCCTCCAAGTATGCTGCGCCTACCTCCTCCGCGATACCTCCATGCTCTCATGGAAATTCCTCCTCACGGCCTACGCGATCGGAGCCACCTCCAACCAGAATCTCTTCCTGGCTATCCATGAGATCTCGCATAACCTGGCATTCCGGTCGCCAATGGCGAATCGATTGCTGGCGATTTTTGCGAACATTCCTATCGGCATTCCGTATAGTGCTGCATTCAGG CCCTACCACCTAACCCACCACAAATCCCTCGGCGTAACCGGCCTCGACACAGATCTCCCGACAGCCGTCGAAGCCTTCCTCCTCGACTCCCTCCTCGGAAAAGCCTTCTTCTGCACTTTCCAGTTGCTCTTCTACGCCATCCGTCCTGCCTTCGTCTACTCCCCGCCCTTCACGCACATCCACCTGATCAACATAATAACACAATTCAGCTTTGACTATGGTTTAACGAAGGTCTCCGGGGGCTCGCTGCAGCCGCTGCTATATCTACTGCTGAGCTCGTTCCTGGCGGGCTCCTTGCATCCGTGCGCGGGACATTTCATCGCGGAGCATTACATTTTCGAGAAAGTTGGCGATGGGAAGGGGACGGAGAGTATCCAGCAGCGGAAGACGAGGGAGAAGAGTGGGAATGGCAATGGCATGCTCAAGGAGGTTGCGAATCTTCCCCCGCCGGAAACGTACTCGTACTACGGTCCTCTCAACTTTTTCACTTATAATGTTGGTTTGCATAACGAGCACCATGACTTCCCTGCTATTCCGTGGACGAGATTATATGAGTTGCATCGCATTGCGAGTGAATTCTATGAGCCGCTGCCCTGCCACCGCAGCTGGGTTTGGGTGATCTGGACCTTCATACTGGATAAGAATGTGGGCATGTGGTGTCGTGTGAAGCGCGCGCAGGGTGGTCGTATTGTTGGCGGTGGTACTGCTAATGCTAAGGCTGGACGTGGTGGCGAGGGGATTTCGGGTGCGTCGAATGGCCCGGAAGAAGGGGATGGGTGGAAGGAGAGTGAAATTCAGAACTAG
- the SCS2 gene encoding putative integral ER membrane protein Scs2 (COG:U;~EggNog:ENOG410PNHZ;~InterPro:IPR013783,IPR016763,IPR000535,IPR008962;~PFAM:PF00635;~TransMembrane:1 (o255-278i);~go_component: GO:0005789 - endoplasmic reticulum membrane [Evidence IEA]), with protein sequence MSIVLNPPELGFKRPFNREVCQVLELYNENPEAIVFKVKTTAPKHYCVRPNSGRIEPGKHVGVQVLLQAMKDEPPLDAKCKDKFLVQTVAVTGDMEFANVTSIFEKSSKSSVQERKIRVNWLAQDLDASQSGEANGTAASDEEHPAQTSPVANYETPAVGLAKKSAQETSPIPPPDFNEKPKQEPSRTNENTSAKSSATDSLSVNELKAKLVEANSQIERLKEKVSDNGLRQRKIGIDSKEPSSSMLQQQQAQPAVAGVPIQIVASLCLLSFLIAYIFF encoded by the exons ATGTCTATCGTCCTCAATCCGCCCGAGTTGGGCTTCAAGC GTCCCTTCAACCGTGAAGTCTGTCAGGTTTTGGAACTCTACAATGAGAACCCAGAGGCCATTGTTTTCAAG GTCAAAACCACCGCTCCCAAACA CTACTGTGTTCGACCCAACTCCGGCCGGATAGAACCCGGGAAACATGTAGGCGTCCAAG TCCTGCTACAGGCTATGAAGGACGAGCCCCCGCTTGATGCCAAGTGCAAGGACAAATTCCTGGTTCAGACAGTCGCGGTCACAGGTGACATGGAGTTCGCAAACGTTACTTCCATC TTCGAGAAGTCTTCCAAATCATCGGTTCAGGAACGCAAGATTCGCGTGAATTGGCTCGCCCAGGACTTGGATGCTAGCCAGAGCGGAGAAGCCAATGGCACT GCCGCATCCGACGAAGAACACCCTGCACAGACCTCGCCCGTCGCAAACTACGAGACCCCCGCTGTCGGATTGGCCAAGAAGAGTGCGCAGGAGACTTCCCCCATTCCGCCCCCGGATTTCAACGAGAAACCAAAGCAAGAACCTTCTCGGACAAACGAGAACACCTCAGCGAAATCAAGTGCCACCGATTCGCTTTCCGTCAATGAACTCAAGGCCAAGCTCGTCGAAGCCAACTCGCAGATCGAAAGACTGAAGGAGAAGGTTTCCGACAACGGACTGAGGCAGCGCAAGATTGGAATCGACTCTAAAGAGCCGTCCTCGTCAATGttgcaacagcagcaagcaCAGCCAGCTGTTGCGGGGGTGCCAATCCAAATAGTGGCGAGCCTCTGTTTGCTAAGTTTCTTGATCGCCTACATTTTCTTCTAG
- a CDS encoding uncharacterized protein (COG:O;~EggNog:ENOG410PK3K;~InterPro:IPR009060,IPR015940,IPR029071,IPR013087;~PFAM:PF00627;~go_function: GO:0005515 - protein binding [Evidence IEA]), with product MASSDLDQLIEMGFDQERAQLAVSKGGGIQGALEWLEANQDKSIEEIKAAAAEQESEEGPELQPGEVPRSLVCNECGKKFRSQAQAEFHASKSEHVDFAESTEEIAPLTEEQKKQRLDELREKLAAKRAAQGEQDKADKKRNEEIKRKSTKESQDIKEELERKQRLKDAQKKKQERLDDIEAKKRVKAKIEADKEARRLKAEREKAERAGQALPPQPAPTAGPTVSGPVASKPASAYTETRMRFQTPKGNIMKTLPVTTTLFEVAAALKEQDDVDVTSFLQTFPRKLFNNEFFGESLKDLGLIPSASLVIQ from the exons ATGGCTAGTTCCGATCTGGACCAGCTCATTGAGATGGGCTTTGACCAAGAAAGAGCACAGTTGGCGGTCTCCAagggtggtggta TCCAGGGTGCTCTCGAATGGCTCGAAGCGAACCAAGACAAGTCCATCGAAGAGATCAAAGCCGCCGCAGCTGAACAGGAGTCGGAAGAAGGTCCAGAGCTTCAACCTGGCGAAGTACCCCGCAGCTTGGTTTGCAACGAGTGTGGCAAGAAGTTCCGGAGTCAAGCCCAAGCGGAGTTCCACGCGTCCAAGTCTGAACATGTTGACTTCGCGGAATCAACGGAGGAAATTGCACCCTTGACGGAGGAGCAAAAGAAGCAGAGACTGGATGAGCTGAGAGAGAAATTGGCGGCGAAGCGAGCGGCGCAGGGTGAGCAGGATAAGGCTGACAAGAAGCGAAATGAG GAAATCAAAAGAAAGAGCACCAAGGAATCACAGGACATCAAGGAGGAGCTCGAGAGGAAACAACGGTTGAAGGACgcacagaagaagaagcaagaGAGGCTGGATGACATTGAAGCAAAGAAGCGCGTCAAGGCCAAGATCGAGGCAGACAAGGAAGCGCGACGGTTGAAAGCTGAACGGGAGAAGGCCGAACGAGCTGGCCAGGCACTTCCTCCTCAGCCGGCACCCACTGCTGGCCCAACAGTCTCCGGCCCTGTTGCCTCTAAGCCCGCCTCCGCATACACAGAGACTCGTATGAGGTTCCAGACGCCCAAGGGCAATATCATGAAGACGCTCCCAGTCACCACGACCCTTTTCGAGGTCGCGGCGGCCTTGAAAGAACAAGACGATGTCGATGTGACAAGTTTCCTGCAGACCTTCCCCCGAAAGTTGTTCAACAATGAGTTCTTCGGCGAGAGCTTGAAGGACCTTGGTCTCATTCCTAGTGCGAGTCTTGTCATTCAGTGA
- the RAD52 gene encoding RAD52 DNA repair protein RADC (BUSCO:EOG09261PJZ;~COG:L;~EggNog:ENOG410PHXY;~InterPro:IPR042525,IPR007232,IPR041247,IPR004585;~PFAM:PF04098;~go_component: GO:0005634 - nucleus [Evidence IEA];~go_process: GO:0000724 - double-strand break repair via homologous recombination [Evidence IEA];~go_process: GO:0000730 - DNA recombinase assembly [Evidence IEA];~go_process: GO:0006281 - DNA repair [Evidence IEA];~go_process: GO:0006310 - DNA recombination [Evidence IEA];~go_process: GO:0045002 - double-strand break repair via single-strand annealing [Evidence IEA]), with the protein MPAVGDQHRATPACVMMPNTTGTMSGNPFEEPQRRMNEYTAKEIATLQARLDKKLGPEYISSRPGAAGQRVHYLSADKCINLANEVFGFNGWSSSIQNIQIDFVEESQHTGKISLGLSVIVKVTLKDGTFHEDIGYGHIENCKGKAAAFEKAKKEGTTDALKRALRNFGNVLGNCIYDKDYVSKVTKVKSAPARWNPDDLHRHPDFAPVKKEPAPPKPSPHEDDDLPPRPADAARPPAKVDTFDGDGEFGSDLFDEADFGVAESGNPDEITLEPEPQAKQQPFTPGMNGRNFQPRPPANLPGPPSGPNPAAVTPSKPERPWNPVPPQQASVPPPNGRPNPALNDPSLRRPTPAPAPQNFQNPSTAQPGQPRPNQGLDTNNTDPIKREPGQNADMPPPGTPSASFFSARAVDMLRDNPNVPSGAPQFDPHAQSPSIRKTAGVDHSKSVPISKPMVASASPAANNTRDFVNPSTDMNRRIGAPGGGGFGSPMNRGQSTSSYRPLTRPNIDPRNATNPALANRGSVGPQNINGKRPPLNDVTNAAAATNDPDSVPGVVDPKRPKFNASDPNQQQQAQAQAQRLQQ; encoded by the exons ATGCCAGC CGTTGGCGACCAACATCGAGCAACCCCAGCATGCGTAATGATGCCTAACACAACCGGAACGATGTCAGGAAATCCATTCGAAGAACCCCAACGCCGAATGAATGAATACACCGCGAAAGAAATCGCTACTCTCCAAGCACGGCTCGATAAGAAGTTGGGACCCGAGTACATTTCGTCGAGACCAGGTGCTGCGGGACAGCGGGTACACTATCTCTCTGCGGATAAGTGTATTAATCTTGCGAATGAGGTGTTTGGGTTTAATGGGTGGTCGAGTTCAATCCAGAATATTCAGATTGATTTC GTCGAGGAGAGCCAACATACTGGGAAGATTAGCTTAGGATTGTCTGTTATCGTGAAGGTAACGCTGAAAGATGGAACTTTCCATGAG GATATCGGCTACGGACACATTGAAAACTGCAAAGGGAAAGCCGCTGCTTTCGAAAAGGCCAAAAAAGAAGGGACAACAGATGCTCTGAAGCGTGCACTTAGGAACTTTGGCAATGTTCTGGGCAACTGCATTTACGACAAAGATTATGTTTCAAAAGTGACGAAAGTGAAATCTGCACCT GCAAGATGGAATCCAGACGATCTTCACCGTCATCCTGATTTCGCTCCAGTCAAGAAAGAACCCGCGCCGCCAAAGCCTTCGCctcatgaagatgatgatcttcctcctcgtcctgcTGATGCTGCAAGACCCCCTGCGAAAGTCGATACGTTTGATGGCGATGGAGAGTTTGGAA GTGACTTGTTCGATGAAGCCGATTTTGGTGTGGCTGAGTCCGGTAATCCAGATGAAATTACACTGGAACCAGAGCCACAAGCGAAGCAGCAACCTTTCACGCCCGGTATGAATGGCCGAAATTTTCAACCAAGGCCTCCAGCAAATTTGCCAGGGCCTCCCAGTGGCCCCAACCCAGCAGCTGTGACGCCTTCTAAGCCGGAAAGACCTTGGAACCCAGTACCGCCACAACAAGCGTCCGTCCCTCCGCCCAATGGGCGCCCAAATCCTGCACTTAATGATCCAAGTCTAAGACGACCTACTCCTGCACCCGCACCTCAAAACTTCCAGAATCCGTCAACAGCACAACCAGGTCAACCAAGACCCAATCAGGGTCTAGATACAAATAACACAGATCCTATCAAACGCGAACCTGGTCAAAACGCGGACATGCCTCCACCAGGAACGCCATCTGCTTCGTTCTTCTCAGCTCGAGCAGTCGACATGTTACGAGACAACCCGAATGTCCCGTCCGGCGCACCGCAATTCGACCCGCATGCCCAAAGTCCCTCCATTCGCAAGACAGCAGGCGTCGATCACAGCAAAAGCGTCCCCATATCAAAACCAATGGTTGCCAGCGCGTCTCCAGCCGCAAACAACACACGAGACTTTGTCAACCCCTCTACCGACATGAACCGAAGAATTGGCGCCCCTGGTGGTGGCGGATTTGGCAGTCCAATGAACAGAGGTCAATCGACCTCGTCCTACCGGCCATTGACACGGCCGAATATCGACCCCAGAAACGCAACGAACCCTGCGCTGGCGAATAGAGGCAGCGTTGGACCGCAGAATATCAACGGCAAGAGGCCTCCGTTAAACGATGTGACTAATGCAGCAGCTGCTACCAATGACCCTGATTCCGTGCCTGGCGTTGTCGATCCTAAGAGGCCTAAGTTCAACGCGAGTGACCCGAATCAGCAACAACAGGCACAGGCACAGGCACAACGACTGCAACAATAA
- a CDS encoding uncharacterized protein (COG:S;~EggNog:ENOG410PYVX), which produces MEPAKLDPAAAERLRKLQLADLGTARREHISTTDGRKVKEIHPAHIEATRMTNLVGSEAQKAAQVNKARLAGWANVYKEIGDTEDLEHLDNLLDGQSHRARLGALIFASGGQAYTKSATRKDNFLKVAESDYSRRNGKRAYSAGRGGGVMGTRDRKPTTPSPNTASVRTSKQGAVMKIGRHVVEAPGRSRLDPALDSNNEPNKKSRDELKARSQPGDGGEKTNIRTRRPIVGDYARILSPPESFLAIARSMINTETSDDTPAPGPQTPETRPAGPPKKPNPPTEDDRVTSERGPDTPKIAKRVVVQPKEAPKTPPFYSPAAKAQISATTTNTAVKATTSKANIPTAPVSTSTIPSKVKASTASNSAINTPVKATTLKANIPAASASPMSSPTKGMPSKANASAAPTSPISMRTIPKTSVTATSADTPTKGTAPKANVPAASARSARTPTAPKSNIHSVSSSPANLQSNVPAISVSSAKTPVQSTSSKANDAATPILSASTDAKGTAPKAYVSAASASPASEHRDPKPTSSVHPEKSSAPGLISKQIANAVSHTANKPIGQLQPSASQDVTATKIEREPVKANVERTEELLLDFGTTPPDSSQLSGFMASPAIQDLEGIDFKHTSDSVAAHGSTTLNSTESPEQQSNGPSIADYQREISLLSALLESTTLGDLGVEFRERLKQCKKELEELCQAQRSGSSIVNTPVKHERISSTSPLDSASVRLRQAVTAPPFYPRVSSFSGYRSPTNSISSDSTAPPSTPVPTRHVAMPIRAPPSAAEPESTFDHIFGDHLLPGRRSRTPSSLREVSSTSRTSSDEPNMAEVSFSIPPHETGLRNVNIPVFENNKRIELSTQPEASNHFPLLQTIESKSPDPSASPASGTLEVPENRSTPHVGSSMQKTEPAVSSLTQSIHAVEPPAKTHARSASSQKTEPVIGCVTSAARESSVPSQHPPITTISKDVKQPEWKFTSITQSIHAAPKESTDQPARVSNSLGQSVHAHPQVVPATQPVPVGPKTVSKVSSTLDGLMSSRYAS; this is translated from the exons ATGGAGCCTGCGAAGTTGGATCCAGCTGCTGCTGAGCGCCTTAGAAAGCTGCAGTTG GCGGATCTGGGTACTGCTAGACGAGAGCACATTTCAACCACGGACGGCAGGAAGGTCAAGGAAATCCATCCCGCCCATATTGAAGCGACTAGAATGACAAACCTGGTTGGATCTGAGGCACAGAAGGCGGCTCAGGTGAATAAGGCGCGTCTCGCTGGTTGGGCAA ATGTGTACAAAGAGATCGGGGACACAGAGGACTTGGAGCACCTTGACAATCTACTGGATGGCCAAAGTCACCGTGCGCGCTTGGGTGCCTTGATATTCGCAAGTGGTGGTCAAGCCTACACAAAGTCTGCCACCAGAAAGGACAACTTTCTCAAAGTTGCGGAGTCGGATTACAGCAGAAGAAATGGGAAACGGGCATATTCTGCAGGCCGTGGCGGTGGTGTCATGGGCACAAGAGACCGCAAGCCAACTACGCCTTCACCTAA CACTGCTTCGGTTAGAACCTCCAAGCAGGGAGCGGTAATGAAAATAGGTCGCCATGTTGTTGAAGCTCCTGGTCGCTCACGGTTGGATCCTGCGCTCGATTCTAACAACGAACCCAATAAGAAGAGTCGGGACGAGCTTAAGGCTCGAAGCCAACCCG GCGATGGAGGAGAGAAAACAAATATCAGGACTAGACGTCCGAT TGTTGGTGATTATGCCCGCATTCTTAGCCCTCCTGAAAGCTTCCTTGCTATAGCCCGTAGCATGATCAACACTGAAACTTCTGATGATACTCCTGCTCCAGGCCCCCAAACGCCTGAAACTAGGCCCGCTGGTCCGCCGAAGAAACCTAACCCGCCTACCGAGGATGATCGAGTTACTTCTGAGAGGGGGCCGGATACCCCAAAGATCGCTAAGAGAGTTGTTGTTCAGCCGAAAGAGGCTCCGAAGACTCCTCCGTTTTACAGTCCAGCCGCAAAAGCACAAATCTCTGCTACGACAACCAACACGGCTGTGAAAGCCACGACGTCGAAAGCGAATATTCCTACAGCTCCTGTGAGCACGTCCACCATACCCTCGAAAGTGAAGGCTTCTACTGCTTCTAATTCGGCAATTAACACGCCCGTGAAAGCTACGACTTTGAAAGCAAACATTCccgctgcttctgcttcgcCAATGAGTTCGCCAACGAAAGGCATGCCCTCGAAAGCGAACGCTTCTGCTGCTCCTACCTCACCAATAAGCATGCGCACTATCCCAAAAACAAGCGTCACTGCTACTTCAGCAGACACGCCAACCAAAGGCACGGCCCCGAAGGCCAACGTTCCTGCGGCTTCTGCCCGGTCAGCAAGAACGCCTACAGCCCCGAAATCAAACATTCATTCTGTTTCTAGCTCGCCAGCGAACTTGCAATCAAACGTCCCTGCTATTTCTGTCTCGTCAGCAAAAACACCCGTTCAAAGTACATCCTCAAAAGCGAACGATGCTGCTACTCCCATCTTGTCAGCAAGCACAGACGCGAAAGGCACAGCCCCGAAAGCCTACGtctctgctgcttctgcaTCTCCAGCCAGCGAGCATAGAGACCCTAAGCCAACGAGCTCAGTTCATCCTGAAAAGTCTTCTGCTCCTGGCTTGATAAGCAAGCAGATCGCCAATGCAGTGTCACATACCGCAAATAAACCAATTGGTCAGTTGCAGCCATCGGCGTCTCAGGATGTTACGGCTACCAAGATAGAGCGTGAACCTGTTAAGGCCAATGTCGAAAGAACCGAAGAGTTATTGCTCGATTTCGGGACAACGCCACCTGATTCAAGCCAACTGAGCGGTTTCATGGCGAGTCCTGCAATCCAGGATCTAGAAGGAATTGACTTTAAACATACCTCTGACTCCGTTGCTGCACATGGGTCTACTACCCTTAACTCTACAGAAAGCCCTGAGCAGCAGTCCAACGGACCAAGTATTGCTGATTATCAACGCGAGATTTCACTTCTCAGTGCCTTGCTGGAGAGCACCACTCTTGGAGACCTTGGAGTTGAATTCCGCGAAAGATTGAAGCAGTGCAAGAAAGAACTTGAAGAACTTTGCCAAGCTCAGCGAAGCGGGAGTTCAATTGTGAACACGCCTGTCAAGCATGAAAGGATCTCGTCGACCTCTCCACTTGACAGCGCCAGTGTACGACTCAGACAGGCAGTTACTGCACCTCCATTTTACCCACGCGTCAGCAGTTTCAGTGGATATCGCTCTCCGACAAACAGCATCTCAAGCGATTCAACGGCACCACCCTCAACACCTGTTCCAACCCGCCATGTAGCAATGCCGATCCGGGCTCCACCTTCCGCAGCTGAGCCGGAATCGACCTTTGATCACATCTTTGGTGACCATTTGCTCCCTGGTAGACGTTCACGTACCCCATCCTCGCTGAGAGAAGTTTCGTCAACGTCACGTACTTCTTCTGATG AACCTAATATGGCGGAAGTAAGCTTCTCAATCCCACCTCACGAAACGGGCCTGAGGAACGTGAATATTCCGGTTTTCGAGAATAACAAAAGAATCGAATTATCCACTCAGCCGGAGGCGTCCAACCATTTTCCTTTGCTGCAGACCATTGAGTCTAAAAGTCCAGATCCTTCCGCATCGCCTGCTTCAGGCACACTAGAAGTGCCAGAAAACCGATCCACCCCTCATGTCGGCAGCAGTATGCAGAAGACCGAGCCCGCCGTGAGCTCCTTGACACAGTCCATACATGCTGTCGAGCCACCTGCGAAGACGCATGCACGGAGCGCCTCTTCGCAGAAGACTGAGCCTGTTATTGGTTGTGTTACCTCTGCTGCTCGAGAATCCTCGGTGCCATCGCAACATCCGCCCATCACCACGATCTCCAAGGATGTGAAACAGCCAGAATGGAAGTTTACTTCAATAACCCAGTCCATTCACGCTGCTCCGAAGGAATCGACAGACCAACCCGCCCGAGTAAGTAATTCGTTGGGCCAATCTGTTCATGCTCACCCTCAAGTGGTGCCAGCAACACAACCCGTTCCAGTTGGCCCCAAGACTGTTTCGAAAGTAAGCTCAACGCTGGATGGCCTCATGAGCTCGAGATACGCATCGTAA